Proteins encoded in a region of the Candidatus Micrarchaeota archaeon genome:
- a CDS encoding DUF2207 domain-containing protein yields MVSKYFRMTVFLLLFCIMLSDRVSAKRLYLESANITYTVDRSGYVHVVEDVDYFLADCKYTPFHELYRELPLGLPFGNATGYCIGDNCTFRYDPPDVSVSGNPELILELDRGCGEVTAHFEYDVYTLIRHNDTVQFYYKVWGDRSPKVFKLDIHIILPGEANRTVLFVHPWDADIDVESVGNKINLHTEFYPEHTFLEVNLLMPVDWFNRDGPYIPGGSCREEIIRGEESDRTKFYVIGILKVILSAVIILLPWMLGMYYYYVYGREYTPEEVGYLGIYEREPPSDHPPAEVGSLVKGDYDFSNSLHATIISLAAKKWLKIERKDGGKDYVIRIRSKGKPIKPVERKVLDFLKKHAEDGRLSLKRFKDKVSGTRSYYEWYHEWLNELKTDLNLEKYVDKTGYERFTKSVGVLVVVYLFLWLSSTFLSSGWLFWNGLFGVFSGMGALILFTNKKIWLSRWTKEGRLLSLKWNNFKRFLTDFSAMKDYPPQSVVLWEEYLAYAVGLGVADKVVEIMRKINPAFVEKTEELSGFAYSPVFITTFTPSYTPPSSSSSGYSGSTGGWSGGFSGSGGGFGGGGFGGR; encoded by the coding sequence ATGGTATCAAAATATTTCAGAATGACGGTATTTCTTCTGTTATTCTGTATAATGCTAAGTGACCGCGTATCTGCTAAGAGGTTATATCTGGAAAGTGCTAACATTACCTATACGGTCGACCGGTCAGGTTATGTCCATGTTGTTGAAGATGTAGATTATTTTCTTGCAGATTGTAAGTATACACCGTTTCATGAATTGTATCGCGAGTTACCGTTGGGTTTACCCTTTGGTAACGCAACAGGTTATTGTATAGGTGATAACTGTACCTTCCGGTACGATCCGCCCGACGTGTCGGTGTCCGGTAACCCGGAGTTGATCCTGGAACTGGATAGGGGTTGCGGTGAGGTGACCGCTCATTTTGAATACGACGTGTATACCCTGATAAGACATAACGATACGGTCCAGTTCTACTATAAGGTATGGGGTGATAGGTCACCCAAAGTTTTCAAGTTGGATATCCACATAATATTGCCAGGTGAGGCTAACCGGACCGTTCTCTTCGTCCACCCGTGGGATGCCGATATAGATGTCGAGAGTGTAGGGAACAAGATAAACCTACATACCGAGTTCTATCCGGAACACACGTTCTTAGAGGTTAACCTACTCATGCCGGTTGATTGGTTCAACCGTGATGGTCCGTACATACCCGGTGGGTCGTGTCGTGAGGAGATAATAAGAGGTGAAGAGTCCGACCGAACTAAGTTCTATGTGATCGGTATACTGAAGGTTATCCTGTCAGCCGTAATAATCCTACTACCTTGGATGTTGGGTATGTATTACTACTATGTTTACGGTCGGGAGTATACACCTGAAGAAGTCGGATACCTCGGTATATACGAGAGGGAACCACCCAGTGATCATCCTCCGGCTGAGGTGGGGTCGTTAGTTAAAGGTGATTATGATTTTAGTAACAGTTTACATGCGACGATTATATCGTTGGCGGCTAAGAAGTGGTTGAAGATAGAACGTAAGGATGGGGGTAAGGATTACGTGATCAGGATCCGTTCCAAAGGGAAGCCTATCAAACCCGTGGAGAGAAAGGTGTTGGATTTCCTTAAGAAGCATGCTGAAGATGGTAGGTTGAGTTTGAAACGGTTTAAGGATAAGGTATCAGGAACTCGCTCTTATTATGAGTGGTATCATGAATGGTTGAACGAACTCAAGACAGACCTCAACCTGGAGAAGTATGTTGATAAGACTGGGTATGAGAGGTTCACGAAATCGGTTGGTGTCCTCGTAGTTGTGTATTTATTCCTCTGGTTATCCAGTACGTTCTTATCGAGCGGTTGGTTGTTTTGGAATGGGTTGTTTGGCGTGTTCTCAGGTATGGGTGCTTTGATCCTCTTCACAAATAAGAAGATATGGTTGTCCAGATGGACGAAAGAAGGTAGGTTATTATCCCTGAAGTGGAATAACTTTAAGAGGTTCCTGACCGATTTCTCCGCCATGAAGGATTATCCGCCCCAGAGTGTTGTCCTATGGGAGGAATACCTGGCGTACGCGGTCGGTCTGGGTGTGGCTGATAAGGTGGTAGAGATAATGAGGAAGATTAACCCTGCGTTCGTTGAGAAGACCGAGGAGTTGTCAGGATTCGCGTATTCCCCTGTGTTCATCACTACCTTTACCCCGTCGTACACTCCACCATCTTCCTCATCATCCGGATACTCAGGTTCAACAGGAGGATGGTCCGGCGGGTTCTCAGGGTCAGGTGGAGGGTTCGGCGGCGGCGGATTCGGCGGAAGATGA
- a CDS encoding DUF1947 domain-containing protein yields MGKQKDDRKKRKPVRLRFKELKRLLSGLPEDYLNVSKHDQFELKEMKRCTVICVNGVPKYLLIDGRTLPTLNVIVGLGKDCTSESIKELGLSYVIVDMGAVPYVTDGADVMRPGIVSHGIFDKGAFVLICDERHNKPLAIGYSLMSSDEIDRIDKGRVIEVLHYVGDDIWEISRSKFKNKKG; encoded by the coding sequence ATGGGTAAACAAAAGGATGACCGGAAAAAACGAAAACCTGTGAGGTTGAGGTTCAAAGAGTTAAAACGTTTATTGTCCGGTTTACCTGAAGATTATCTCAATGTGAGCAAACATGATCAGTTTGAGTTGAAGGAGATGAAACGTTGTACCGTAATCTGTGTTAACGGTGTACCGAAATATTTACTAATCGATGGGCGCACTTTACCAACTCTTAATGTGATTGTTGGGTTAGGGAAAGATTGTACATCAGAAAGCATCAAGGAGTTAGGGTTATCCTATGTGATCGTTGATATGGGTGCGGTGCCATATGTGACCGATGGGGCGGATGTTATGCGTCCGGGTATTGTGTCACACGGTATCTTCGATAAGGGCGCGTTCGTACTCATCTGCGACGAAAGACATAACAAACCATTAGCCATAGGTTACAGTTTGATGTCTTCCGATGAAATAGATAGGATTGATAAAGGCAGGGTCATCGAAGTTCTCCATTACGTTGGAGATGACATCTGGGAGATCAGCAGATCTAAATTTAAAAATAAGAAAGGTTGA
- a CDS encoding nucleoside deaminase has translation MREAIKVAYRGIEKGQSPFGAVVVDRKTGEVVARAYNTVVKDNDPTAHAEVNAIRKAARKLKTYNLKGHVIFSTCEPCPMCFSAIHWANLDEVYFGATIEDAERCGFREIKLHNREIKKLGGRRVRVRIHDGVLRDECVKMMNAWKKRKDRVRY, from the coding sequence ATGAGAGAAGCAATAAAGGTTGCCTATAGAGGTATTGAGAAGGGTCAATCACCGTTCGGTGCGGTGGTCGTTGATAGGAAGACCGGTGAGGTCGTGGCACGGGCGTACAACACCGTCGTGAAAGATAACGATCCGACTGCTCATGCGGAGGTTAACGCTATACGTAAGGCTGCGAGGAAACTGAAGACGTACAACCTTAAAGGACATGTGATCTTCTCCACATGCGAACCGTGTCCTATGTGTTTCTCGGCGATACATTGGGCCAACCTGGATGAGGTATACTTTGGTGCAACCATTGAAGACGCAGAACGGTGCGGGTTCAGGGAGATCAAACTACATAACCGAGAGATCAAGAAGTTGGGCGGGCGTCGTGTCAGGGTTAGGATACATGACGGTGTCCTCAGGGACGAATGCGTGAAGATGATGAACGCATGGAAGAAACGTAAGGATAGGGTTAGGTACTGA